From the genome of Populus alba chromosome 10, ASM523922v2, whole genome shotgun sequence, one region includes:
- the LOC118045850 gene encoding VQ motif-containing protein 8, chloroplastic — protein sequence MSSAKYHYGQSNINGQRPSPLKINKESHLIRKSSSSSSANSTSNSSSSVSIIDPPVFGEKQEQQQQQQQKNQPVIIYTHSPKVIHTQAKDFMALVQKLTGLSRSNNQEMATLAQQGQDHQGVVSKGLKAGKGNCNERKHVGHGDNHSSSISTEENCHGAATAADIVVSPFLKPPNAPHFADVPLFTPTSSDFFFSPRPVFRCPDSVFASPKMGNPISPSVLEFFKGLPEY from the coding sequence ATGAGTTCTGCAAAGTATCACTACGGACAAAGTAACATCAATGGTCAACGTCCATCTCCATTGAAGATCAACAAAGAATCCCATCTCATTCgcaaatcttcttcttcatcatcagctAATTCTACGTCGAATTCTTCATCATCGGTATCTATAATAGATCCTCCTGTTTTTGGAGAAAAAcaggagcagcagcagcagcagcagcaaaagAACCAACCGGTTATTATCTATACACATTCACCCAAGGTAATCCATACGCAAGCCAAGGACTTTATGGCCTTGGTACAAAAACTCACGGGACTTTCGCGGTCTAATAATCAAGAAATGGCAACCCTTGCACAGCAAGGGCAAGATCATCAAGGTGTTGTGAGTAAGGGTTTAAAAGCGGGGAAAGGTAACTGTAACGAAAGAAAGCATGTTGGTCATGGTGATAATCACTCATCTTCAATTTCAACAGAAGAGAATTGTCATGGCGCTGCTACTGCTGCTGATATTGTTGTTTCACCATTTCTTAAGCCACCAAATGCTCCTCACTTCGCTGATGTTCCTCTTTTTACCCCAACTTCTTCCGATTTCTTTTTCTCACCCAGGCCAGTATTTAGATGTCCTGATTCAGTTTTTGCATCGCCGAAGATGGGAAATCCGATATCTCCATCTGTTCTGGAGTTCTTTAAGGGCCTACCTGAATATTGA
- the LOC118045644 gene encoding adenylate isopentenyltransferase translates to MKLTFPKSTIQSHYAAHKIQPLHPVTISKPFNKPRPPPRGVRMDTDSSTAASAGVHHHKKDKILVIMGATGCGKTKVSIDLATRLHSEIINSDKMQVYKGLDIITNKIPIQDRLGVPHHLLGEFDPDDGELTLSEFRLAGGLAISGIVSRKRLPIVVGGSNSLVHALVVDRFNPELNVFDGSNPVSTQLRYNCCFLWVDVSLPVLCDYLCMRVDEMLDSGMFDELSEYYGSIDSASQTVLRKAIGVPEFDRYFKKYPPGSGCGRGIGGEWDQVRRGIYEDCVREIKENTCQLAKRQIGKILRLKGAGWDLQRVDATESFREVMMVRTSDEDDHKKNTKKRKKNKRWVEVWGRDVLEPSMKIVKRFLDEE, encoded by the coding sequence ATGAAACTTACCTTCCCAAAGAGTACCATTCAGTCCCATTACGCTGCCCATAAAATCCAACCACTCCACCCCGTTACCATTTCTAAACCCTTCAATAAGCCTCGCCCACCACCAAGAGGAGTCCGTATGGATACGGACTCCTCTACCGCCGCCTCAGCCGGCGTCCACCACcacaaaaaagacaagattctTGTAATAATGGGAGCCACAGGATGTGGAAAAACGAAGGTCTCCATTGATCTTGCTACACGCTTACATTCCGAAATCATCAACTCCGATAAAATGCAAGTTTACAAGGGTCTCGACATCATCACCAACAAAATCCCCATTCAAGACCGCCTTGGTGTTCCTCACCATTTACTCGGTGAGTTCGACCCAGACGACGGTGAGTTGACTCTCTCCGAGTTTCGGTTAGCCGGCGGACTGGCTATCTCAGGTATTGTTTCAAGGAAAAGACTTCCCATCGTGGTTGGTGGGTCCAACTCCCTTGTTCACGCTCTAGTTGTTGACCGGTTTAATCCGGAGTTAAACGTTTTTGATGGTTCTAACCCTGTTTCGACCCAGTTAAGGTATAACTGTTGTTTTCTGTGGGTGGATGTGTCATTACCTGTTTTATGCGATTACTTGTGTATGCGAGTCGATGAAATGCTCGACTCGGGGATGTTCGATGAGTTGTCAGAATATTATGGGTCAATCGACTCAGCGAGTCAAACCGTGTTGAGGAAAGCGATTGGGGTGCCTGAGTTTGACCGGTATTTCAAAAAGTACCCACCTGGGTCTGGTTGTGGCAGGGGCATTGGTGGGGAGTGGGATCAGGTACGGAGAGGAATATACGAGGACTGCGTGAGGGAGATAAAGGAGAACACGTGTCAGCTGGCAAAGAGGCAGATTGGAAAGATCTTGAGATTAAAAGGGGCAGGGTGGGACCTGCAAAGAGTGGATGCTACGGAGAGCTTTAGAGAGGTGATGATGGTGAGGACGTCAGATGAGGATGATCATAAAAAGAAcacgaagaaaagaaagaagaataagagGTGGGTGGAGGTTTGGGGGAGAGATGTGTTGGAGCCAAGCATGAAGATCGTGAAACGCTTCTTGGATGAGGAGTAG
- the LOC118045458 gene encoding caffeoylshikimate esterase, which yields MDLSFTLRFRPPNPPLSRRKLESPIIHPLKRFLPTFHRPDINPNAKPFPMSSRTHQSAVVTAKLNKPIDGVSEELNLIASQNLDHAPARRRVRSAFAQVQQELDHPLFKMTPPGKTYEWYERNSRGSEIFCKRWIPEPGVRMKGAVFFCHGYGDTCTFFFEGIANRIVASGYGVYALDHPGFGLSEGLHGYIPSFDELADNVIEQYTKIKGRPELRGLPCFLLGQSMGGAVALKVHLKEPRAWDGIILVAPMCRIAEDVQPPAPVLKALILLSKVMPKAKLLPQKDLAALCFRDLKKRKMADYNVICYNDQMRLKTAVELLNATKDIEKQVEKVSSPLLILHGAADKVTDPLVSQFLYQKASSKDKTLKLYEGAYHSILEGEPDTNIFAVFDDIIAWLDSRCSAK from the exons ATGGATCTCTCTTTCACTCTCAGATTCCGCCCCCCTAACCCCCCTCTCTCTCGCCGGAAACTTGAATCTCCGATCATCCATCCGCTAAAAAGGTTCCTACCTACTTTTCATCGGCCTGATATTAATCCAAATGCTAAACCATTTCCAATGTCATCAAGGACCCACCAGTCAGCTGTCGTGACCGCTAAGTTGAATAAGCCAATAGACGGTGTGAGTGAAGAGCTGAACTTGATTGCTTCGCAAAATTTAGACCATGCACCAGCTCGCAGAAGGGTTCGATCAGCTTTCGCTCAAGTGCAACAGGAGCTTGATCACCCACTTTTCaag ATGACACCTCCAGGGAAGACATACGAG TGGTATGAAAGGAATTCTAGAGGTTCGGAAATTTTTTGCAAAAGATGGATTCCGGAACCTGGAGTTCGAATGAAAGGCGCTGTGTTTTTTTGCCATGGTTATGGTGATACCTGTACCTTCTTCTTTGAAG GTATTGCAAACCGAATTGTTGCATCTGGGTATGGTGTTTATGCTTTGGACCATCCTGGTTTTGGCCTATCTGAAGGATTGCATGGTTACATACCAAGCTTTGATGAATTAGCTGACAATGTTATTGAACAgtacacaaaaataaaag GGCGTCCTGAGTTAAGAGGGTTGCCCTGCTTCTTACTGGGGCAGTCCATGGGAGGAGCTGTTGCTCTCAAAGTTCATCTAAAAGAACCACGTGCATGGGATGGCATAATCCTTGTAGCCCCTATGTGTAGA ATTGCAGAGGATGTTCAGCCCCCAGCACCAGTTCTTAAGGCATTAATTCTTCTTTCTAAAGTTATGCCAAAAGCAAAGCTCTTGCCACAGAAGGATCTAGCAGCACTTTGCTTCAGAGAcctgaagaaaagaaaaatg GCCGACTATAATGTTATCTGTTACAATGACCAAATGCGATTGAAAACTGCTGTGGAGCTCCTAAATGCTACCAAGGATATTGAGAAACAAGTGGAAAAG GTTTCATCCCCATTGTTGATTCTTCATGGAGCTGCTGATAAGGTGACAGATCCTTTAGTTAGCCAGTTTCTCTATCAGAAGGCCTCTAGCAAAGACAAAACGCTGAAGCTCTATGAAGGGGCCTATCACAGCATTCTTGAAGGGGAGCCTGATACCAATATCTTTGCAGTCTTTGATGATATTATTGCGTGGCTTGATTCCAGATGCTCGGCTAAGTAA